From the genome of Malus sylvestris chromosome 6, drMalSylv7.2, whole genome shotgun sequence, one region includes:
- the LOC126627305 gene encoding 2-oxoglutarate-dependent dioxygenase 21, chloroplastic-like isoform X2 produces MEEKMQILVPILHPSQVTTIDVSQLHQDSHTRSVLVKSIHHACQEMGFFQKKLFLSDDISKPVRFVTNSRDSIKLYANPIENWIDLWPHNPTEFRESLGRYAAEVKRLSIDILGAIVESLGLSPTYLRSSLGQGMQMIVGSRYPRCSSSSSILGISSHTDHSIITIILESTSGVEIMDFTDNSAWKSVPATDGTLKVLVGNHLEILSNGLYKSVFHRVVPNPERNRVSIGSFLSLPMEEIMEPAMDLIDEQHPKRYKASSLDEYIKLLSSKEEKSYIESLKI; encoded by the exons ATGGAGGAAAAGATGCAGATTTTGGTGCCAATTTTGCATCCTTCGCAAGTGACCACTATTGATGTTAGCCAGCTGCACCAGGACTCTCATACAAGGTCGGTATTGGTCAAAAGTATTCACCATGCTTGCCAAGAAATGGGGTTTTTTCAg AAGAAGCTATTCTTGTCTGATGATATAAGCAAGCCAGTAAGATTTGTGACTAATTCGAGGGACTCAATCAAACTTTATGCCAACCCTATTGAAAATTGGATTGATTTATGGCCTCATAATCCCACAGAATTCAG AGAAAGTTTGGGAAGATATGCAGCGGAAGTAAAGAGATTAAGCATCGATATACTTGGAGCCATAGTAGAGAGCTTAGGCCTCAGTCCAACTTACTTGAGGAGCAGCCTGGGGCAAGGAATGCAAATGATAGTAGGCAGCCGATATCCTAGGTGCTCCTCATCTAGCAGTATACTCGGAATATCGTCACATACAGACCACAGTATCATCACCATCATTCTTGAAAGTACGTCGGGGGTTGAGATTATGGATTTCACAGACAATAGTGCTTGGAAGTCTGTTCCGGCAACCGACGGTACCCTTAAAGTTCTAGTAGGGAatcatctcgaaatactcagcaaCGGGTTGTACAAGAGTGTTTTCCACAGGGTGGTTCCAAACCCTGAAAGGAATAGGGTTTCTATAGGTAGCTTTCTTAGCCTACCCATGGAAGAGATAATGGAGCCTGCCATGGACCTCATTGATGAGCAGCATCCCAAAAGATACAAGGCAAGTAGCTTAGATGAATATATCAAGCTTCTCTCCTCCAAAGAAGAAAAATCCTACATAGAgagtttgaagatttga
- the LOC126627305 gene encoding 2-oxoglutarate-dependent dioxygenase 21, chloroplastic-like isoform X1, with protein sequence MEEKMQILVPILHPSQVTTIDVSQLHQDSHTRSVLVKSIHHACQEMGFFQVINHGISKTVTENALGSLSNFFDLPMDQKKLFLSDDISKPVRFVTNSRDSIKLYANPIENWIDLWPHNPTEFRESLGRYAAEVKRLSIDILGAIVESLGLSPTYLRSSLGQGMQMIVGSRYPRCSSSSSILGISSHTDHSIITIILESTSGVEIMDFTDNSAWKSVPATDGTLKVLVGNHLEILSNGLYKSVFHRVVPNPERNRVSIGSFLSLPMEEIMEPAMDLIDEQHPKRYKASSLDEYIKLLSSKEEKSYIESLKI encoded by the exons ATGGAGGAAAAGATGCAGATTTTGGTGCCAATTTTGCATCCTTCGCAAGTGACCACTATTGATGTTAGCCAGCTGCACCAGGACTCTCATACAAGGTCGGTATTGGTCAAAAGTATTCACCATGCTTGCCAAGAAATGGGGTTTTTTCAg GTTATCAATCATGGAATAAGCAAAACAGTCACTGAAAATGCTCTTGGCTCGTTGTCAAACTTCTTTGATTTGCCAATGGATCAGAAGAAGCTATTCTTGTCTGATGATATAAGCAAGCCAGTAAGATTTGTGACTAATTCGAGGGACTCAATCAAACTTTATGCCAACCCTATTGAAAATTGGATTGATTTATGGCCTCATAATCCCACAGAATTCAG AGAAAGTTTGGGAAGATATGCAGCGGAAGTAAAGAGATTAAGCATCGATATACTTGGAGCCATAGTAGAGAGCTTAGGCCTCAGTCCAACTTACTTGAGGAGCAGCCTGGGGCAAGGAATGCAAATGATAGTAGGCAGCCGATATCCTAGGTGCTCCTCATCTAGCAGTATACTCGGAATATCGTCACATACAGACCACAGTATCATCACCATCATTCTTGAAAGTACGTCGGGGGTTGAGATTATGGATTTCACAGACAATAGTGCTTGGAAGTCTGTTCCGGCAACCGACGGTACCCTTAAAGTTCTAGTAGGGAatcatctcgaaatactcagcaaCGGGTTGTACAAGAGTGTTTTCCACAGGGTGGTTCCAAACCCTGAAAGGAATAGGGTTTCTATAGGTAGCTTTCTTAGCCTACCCATGGAAGAGATAATGGAGCCTGCCATGGACCTCATTGATGAGCAGCATCCCAAAAGATACAAGGCAAGTAGCTTAGATGAATATATCAAGCTTCTCTCCTCCAAAGAAGAAAAATCCTACATAGAgagtttgaagatttga
- the LOC126627160 gene encoding uncharacterized protein LOC126627160 has protein sequence MQRSTSASKVSSEEDLLLTYSSSPESSTFKPTTDEGSDGDQHEHLHLPTYDPLSHVAKRERRRIRSAENAIHLIPVLLVLCAFILWFFSNPE, from the exons ATGCAGAGATCCACAAGTGCTTCCAAAGTTTCCTCGGAGGAGGACTTGCTTCTGACCTACTCCTCCTCACCCGAATCTTCAACCTTCAAACCAACCACAGACGAGGGCTCAGATGGCGACCAGCACGAGCATCTGCATCTCCCCACATACGATCCCCTCTCTCATGTGGCAAAGAGAGAGCGACGCCGCATCAGGTCCGCAGAGAACGCCATCCACTTGATACCTGTCCTGCTCGTCCTCTGCGCCTTCATCCTCTGGTTCTTTTCCAATCCAG AATGA
- the LOC126627158 gene encoding monooxygenase 2 isoform X2, whose product MVVKTDNGRELRSFKFKEEDESQEVRAVERRILLETLANELPPGAVRFSSKLAKIEKTENGETLLQLLDGTQLYAKIVIGCDGIRSPIATWMGFPEPKYVGHCAFRGLASYPDGQPFEPKLNQIYGKGQRAGFLPISPTKVYWFVCYNRASLGPKITDGPFLKKQVTELVKDWPSDLLNIIDYTPDDTIIGTPLVDRWLWPGISPPASAGRVVLVGDAWHPMTPNLGQGACCALEDAVILARKLAGAIESGPASVEDALSSYGSERWPRIFPLTVRANLVGSLLQWEDPVVCFFRNNVIFPKLVRLGPLLEHTNFDCEPLQTSVV is encoded by the exons ATGGTGGTAAAGACCGACAATGGAAGAGAGCTACGGTCTTTCAAGTTCAAAGAGGAAGATGAAAG CCAAGAGGTGCGTGCTGTAGAGAGGAGAATACTGCTGGAGACTCTTGCCAATGAACTACCTCCGGGTGCGGTTCGTTTCTCTTCAAAGCTGGCAAAGATtgaaaaaactgaaaatggaGAAACTTTGTTGCAATTGTTGGATGGTACCCAGCTATATGCAAAG ATAGTAATTGGATGTGATGGAATTCGATCTCCTATAGCTACGTGGATGGGGTTCCCTGAGCCTAAATATGTAGGGCATTGTGCTTTTCGTGGTCTTGCAAGTTACCCCGACGGGCAGCCATTTGAACCGAAGTTGAATCAAATCTATGGAAAGGGACAGCGTGCCGGTTTTCTTCCTATTTCTCCTACCAAAGTCTACTGGTTCGTCTGCTACAACAGAGCATCTCTAG GTCCGAAGATTACTGACGGGCCATTTTTAAAGAAGCAAGTTACCGAACTAGTTAAAGACTGGCCTTCGGACCTATTGAACATCATAGATTATACCCCGGATGACACAATCATTGGAACACCACTCGTAGACCGGTGGCTGTGGCCCGGTATCAGCCCTCCGGCTTCAGCAGGAAGAGTTGTGCTGGTAGGAGATGCATGGCATCCAATGACTCCGAATCTTGGGCAAGGGGCTTGTTGTGCTCTGGAAGATGCAGTAATTCTGGCAAGAAAGCTTGCGGGTGCCATCGAGTCAGGACCAGCGTCCGTAGAAGATGCTCTCAGCTCGTATGGAAGCGAGAGATGGCCACGCATCTTTCCGCTGACTGTACGTGCAAATCTTGTAGGGTCACTCCTACAGTGGGAGGACCCTGTTGTGTGTTTTTTTCGGAACAATGTCATCTTTCCCAAGCTTGTTAGGTTAGGACCATTGTTGGAGCACACAAATTTCGACTGTGAGCCTCTACAAACTTCAGTTGTGTAA
- the LOC126627158 gene encoding monooxygenase 2 isoform X1 produces MATLSSSLVFHNPLVSPYHSKIGSLSGTQSNWFQSPIRTRTRTKPNSCSIIKAQSGARSENIVIVGAGIAGLATALSLHRLGVGSLVLEQAESLRTGGTSLTLFKNGWRVLDAIGVGNHLRTQFLEIQGMVVKTDNGRELRSFKFKEEDESQEVRAVERRILLETLANELPPGAVRFSSKLAKIEKTENGETLLQLLDGTQLYAKIVIGCDGIRSPIATWMGFPEPKYVGHCAFRGLASYPDGQPFEPKLNQIYGKGQRAGFLPISPTKVYWFVCYNRASLGPKITDGPFLKKQVTELVKDWPSDLLNIIDYTPDDTIIGTPLVDRWLWPGISPPASAGRVVLVGDAWHPMTPNLGQGACCALEDAVILARKLAGAIESGPASVEDALSSYGSERWPRIFPLTVRANLVGSLLQWEDPVVCFFRNNVIFPKLVRLGPLLEHTNFDCEPLQTSVV; encoded by the exons ATGGCTACGTTATCTTCGTCCCTAGTGTTTCACAACCCACTTGTTTCACCATACCATTCGAAAATTGGATCACTTTCTGGCACCCAATCCAATTGGTTTCAATCTCCAATCAGAACCAGAACCAGAACAAAACCCAATTCTTGCTCAATCATCAAAGCTCAATCCGGTGCTCGCAGTGAAAACATTGTCATCGTCGGCGCCGGAATTGCTGGTCTTGCCACTGCACTCTCTCTTCACAG GCTTGGAGTTGGGTCGCTGGTGCTTGAACAAGCAGAGTCACTTCGAACTGGAGGAACATCACTCACCCTTTTCAAAAATGGGTGGCGAGTTCTGGATGCAATTGGAGTTGGAAACCATCTCAGGACTCAGTTTCTTGAAATTCAAGG GATGGTGGTAAAGACCGACAATGGAAGAGAGCTACGGTCTTTCAAGTTCAAAGAGGAAGATGAAAG CCAAGAGGTGCGTGCTGTAGAGAGGAGAATACTGCTGGAGACTCTTGCCAATGAACTACCTCCGGGTGCGGTTCGTTTCTCTTCAAAGCTGGCAAAGATtgaaaaaactgaaaatggaGAAACTTTGTTGCAATTGTTGGATGGTACCCAGCTATATGCAAAG ATAGTAATTGGATGTGATGGAATTCGATCTCCTATAGCTACGTGGATGGGGTTCCCTGAGCCTAAATATGTAGGGCATTGTGCTTTTCGTGGTCTTGCAAGTTACCCCGACGGGCAGCCATTTGAACCGAAGTTGAATCAAATCTATGGAAAGGGACAGCGTGCCGGTTTTCTTCCTATTTCTCCTACCAAAGTCTACTGGTTCGTCTGCTACAACAGAGCATCTCTAG GTCCGAAGATTACTGACGGGCCATTTTTAAAGAAGCAAGTTACCGAACTAGTTAAAGACTGGCCTTCGGACCTATTGAACATCATAGATTATACCCCGGATGACACAATCATTGGAACACCACTCGTAGACCGGTGGCTGTGGCCCGGTATCAGCCCTCCGGCTTCAGCAGGAAGAGTTGTGCTGGTAGGAGATGCATGGCATCCAATGACTCCGAATCTTGGGCAAGGGGCTTGTTGTGCTCTGGAAGATGCAGTAATTCTGGCAAGAAAGCTTGCGGGTGCCATCGAGTCAGGACCAGCGTCCGTAGAAGATGCTCTCAGCTCGTATGGAAGCGAGAGATGGCCACGCATCTTTCCGCTGACTGTACGTGCAAATCTTGTAGGGTCACTCCTACAGTGGGAGGACCCTGTTGTGTGTTTTTTTCGGAACAATGTCATCTTTCCCAAGCTTGTTAGGTTAGGACCATTGTTGGAGCACACAAATTTCGACTGTGAGCCTCTACAAACTTCAGTTGTGTAA